Proteins found in one Lutimonas zeaxanthinifaciens genomic segment:
- a CDS encoding DUF4381 domain-containing protein gives MISLINLFNGMLWANSSMLIQESDKVSEPQELGPVLEPDPVAFSFQAPGWYFLGILVFLVFFYSLFRWIKKYRSNTYRREALRKVLELNDRDSEEDLSRQVLAVMTILKNVALKRYGRNTAATLYGNSWLKFLESKSKNTQFSQLEPMISRTIYENRPPNKNELNKLKNLSIKWIKTHA, from the coding sequence ATGATTAGCTTAATTAACCTTTTTAACGGAATGCTATGGGCAAATTCTTCGATGTTGATTCAGGAATCTGACAAGGTTTCTGAGCCGCAAGAGCTGGGTCCGGTGCTGGAACCCGATCCGGTTGCATTTTCGTTTCAGGCTCCCGGGTGGTATTTCCTTGGCATATTGGTTTTTCTTGTTTTTTTCTACTCGTTATTCAGATGGATAAAAAAATACAGATCCAATACTTACAGAAGAGAAGCCTTGAGAAAGGTCCTGGAACTCAATGATAGAGACAGCGAAGAGGATCTTTCACGTCAGGTCTTAGCTGTTATGACCATTCTCAAAAACGTAGCTCTTAAAAGGTATGGAAGAAATACTGCGGCGACATTATATGGAAATTCCTGGCTCAAATTCCTTGAATCCAAATCAAAAAATACACAGTTCAGTCAGCTTGAGCCGATGATTTCAAGAACAATTTATGAGAATCGACCTCCAAACAAGAATGAACTGAACAAATTGAAGAATCTTTCTATTAAATGGATCAAGACACATGCCTGA